One Mycolicibacterium fortuitum subsp. fortuitum genomic window carries:
- a CDS encoding DUF5709 domain-containing protein has product MSPDEYSIDDEDQLTQEDTLIDRGVDDLLDEGYSPPDRWREPRDNETLDEQLAEEEPDPAMQLDDSEVPDEQAGDDEVGDRRSGRLVAPDAGFGEDDEAELLGTDVGINGGAASAEEAAVHIIEE; this is encoded by the coding sequence ATGAGTCCTGACGAGTACAGCATCGACGACGAAGACCAGTTGACTCAGGAAGACACCCTGATCGACCGGGGTGTCGACGACCTGCTCGACGAGGGCTACTCGCCGCCGGACCGCTGGCGCGAGCCGCGCGACAACGAGACCCTCGATGAGCAACTGGCCGAGGAAGAGCCTGATCCCGCGATGCAGCTCGATGACTCTGAAGTTCCCGATGAGCAGGCCGGTGACGACGAGGTCGGCGATCGGCGTTCGGGCCGGCTGGTCGCCCCCGATGCCGGCTTCGGTGAGGACGACGAAGCAGAGCTGCTCGGCACCGACGTCGGCATCAACGGTGGTGCGGCCTCCGCGGAAGAGGCCGCGGTCCACATCATCGAGGAGTAG